The Chthoniobacterales bacterium genome has a window encoding:
- the msrB gene encoding peptide-methionine (R)-S-oxide reductase MsrB codes for MNGGRITSEERSTFSKYFGLALVVALGIGGIYFFFLTQEVKEITGFDPNQPVQSDAILKRRLKPEVWKIVRENGTQMPFQNEFWDNNRPGIYVDVITNEPLFTSVDKYDANLGMPTWSKPISYDLLVEVPDNSHDMQRIEVRTKRSNAHLGHLFGDPQSPTGRRYTLNSAAFRFIPVEQMKTEHYDAYLPLLDKKPGQP; via the coding sequence ATGAACGGCGGACGAATAACCAGCGAAGAAAGGTCGACGTTCAGCAAGTACTTTGGTCTTGCCCTCGTGGTCGCGCTTGGGATCGGGGGAATTTATTTCTTCTTTCTTACCCAGGAGGTAAAGGAGATCACCGGTTTCGATCCGAACCAGCCGGTCCAGAGCGACGCGATTCTTAAACGCCGATTAAAGCCCGAGGTATGGAAGATCGTGCGCGAAAATGGCACCCAGATGCCATTCCAAAACGAATTCTGGGACAACAACCGCCCCGGGATTTACGTGGACGTGATTACCAACGAACCGCTCTTCACTTCGGTCGACAAATACGATGCCAACCTCGGCATGCCGACCTGGAGCAAACCGATCTCGTACGATCTCCTCGTCGAGGTCCCGGACAATTCGCATGACATGCAGCGCATCGAGGTGCGCACGAAGCGAAGCAACGCCCACCTGGGCCACCTCTTCGGCGACCCGCAGTCGCCGACTGGACGACGTTACACCCTTAACTCGGCCGCCTTCCGCTTTATTCCGGTCGAGCAAATGAAAACGGAACACTACGACGCGTACCTGCCGCTTTTGGACAAGAAGCCCGGCCAGCCGTAG
- a CDS encoding aminotransferase class V-fold PLP-dependent enzyme has translation MPERTRRDFISLAGKGLGLAALSSATVAALQKNVEAATKTVARLTPEEAAQDEDYWAVIQRSFSVTRGIINLNNGGVSPSPRIVTEAFVRYTWQQEDATAYTMWQLLEPQCETIRTGLAELFGCDREEIAITRNASESLETLLLGMDFKSGDEILTTTQDYPRMLTTLRQREKRENLKLKLIQIPIPPKNLSEITAAFEKGITDRTRLILMAHMVNITGQITPVKAVCDMARAKGIETIVDGAHSFAQFDFKQKDLGCDYFGTSLHKWLYAPKGTGLLYVKRDKIEKIWPMMAAESKQASDIRKFEEIGTHSAAMKLAIGEAILFHNGIGGPRKEARLRYLSRYWMNKLKDVPKIKFNTSFDPNQSCAIANVQIEGTSPEAVQKYLFDKHHIFTVAIVHEEFQGIRVTPNVYTTLEELDRFCEQMELIARKGLPA, from the coding sequence GTGCCCGAACGCACTCGACGCGACTTCATTTCCCTCGCCGGCAAGGGCCTGGGCCTCGCCGCGCTTTCGTCCGCCACCGTGGCGGCCCTGCAAAAAAATGTCGAAGCCGCCACGAAAACGGTCGCCCGTTTGACGCCGGAAGAAGCAGCCCAGGACGAAGATTATTGGGCCGTCATTCAAAGATCGTTCAGCGTCACGCGCGGCATCATCAACCTGAATAACGGCGGCGTTTCGCCCAGCCCGCGCATCGTCACGGAGGCGTTCGTGCGTTACACCTGGCAGCAGGAAGACGCCACCGCTTACACGATGTGGCAGCTCCTCGAGCCCCAATGCGAAACCATCCGCACCGGGCTCGCGGAATTGTTCGGCTGCGACCGGGAAGAAATCGCCATTACCCGGAACGCTTCCGAATCGCTCGAGACGCTTTTGCTCGGCATGGACTTCAAGTCCGGCGACGAAATTCTCACCACCACCCAGGATTATCCGCGGATGCTGACCACCCTGCGGCAGCGCGAAAAACGGGAGAACCTGAAGCTCAAGCTGATCCAGATTCCAATCCCGCCCAAGAACCTCAGCGAGATCACCGCCGCGTTCGAAAAGGGAATTACCGATCGCACCCGCCTAATCCTGATGGCCCACATGGTCAACATCACCGGCCAGATCACGCCTGTGAAAGCGGTCTGCGACATGGCGCGCGCCAAGGGGATCGAAACGATCGTGGACGGCGCCCATTCCTTTGCCCAATTCGACTTCAAGCAAAAGGATCTCGGTTGCGATTACTTCGGGACCAGTCTCCACAAATGGCTCTACGCGCCGAAAGGGACCGGCCTGCTTTATGTGAAGCGCGACAAGATCGAAAAGATCTGGCCGATGATGGCCGCGGAATCAAAGCAGGCCTCGGACATCCGCAAGTTCGAGGAGATCGGCACCCACTCGGCCGCGATGAAGCTGGCCATCGGCGAAGCGATTCTTTTTCACAACGGCATCGGCGGCCCGCGCAAGGAAGCGCGGCTCCGTTATCTCTCCCGCTATTGGATGAACAAGCTCAAGGACGTGCCCAAGATCAAGTTCAACACCTCGTTCGATCCGAACCAATCGTGCGCCATCGCGAACGTCCAGATCGAAGGCACCAGCCCCGAGGCCGTGCAAAAGTATCTCTTCGACAAACACCACATCTTTACCGTGGCGATCGTGCACGAAGAGTTCCAGGGGATCCGCGTCACGCCGAACGTCTATACGACTCTCGAAGAGCTGGACCGCTTCTGCGAACAGATGGAATTGATCGCCCGCAAAGGCCTGCCGGCTTAA
- a CDS encoding isoprenylcysteine carboxylmethyltransferase family protein, translating to MSLVTSPILPICWGIFFVVWVVAAIFSKRTVYHESGARRLRYLIPVVVGWVLLFRGARLPAPLNLRLIPQTDAILIVAEILCIAGLGLCLWARAVLGRNWSGTVTLKEDHELIVRGPYRLVRHPIYTGLMAMIIATAMQQGHGAGMLGTLLVFVSFWIKSSSEEEVMVKQFPDQYPAYRARVKRIIPWIL from the coding sequence ATGTCACTCGTCACTTCCCCTATTCTTCCCATCTGTTGGGGCATCTTCTTCGTCGTATGGGTCGTGGCCGCGATCTTCTCCAAGCGCACCGTTTATCACGAGAGCGGCGCCCGGCGATTGCGTTACCTGATCCCGGTCGTGGTCGGCTGGGTTCTCCTCTTCCGCGGGGCTCGTCTCCCGGCGCCGCTCAACCTCCGTCTCATTCCCCAGACCGACGCCATCCTTATCGTCGCGGAGATCCTGTGCATCGCCGGGCTTGGTCTGTGTCTCTGGGCCCGGGCAGTTCTCGGCCGCAACTGGAGCGGCACGGTGACGTTGAAAGAGGACCACGAATTGATTGTGCGCGGTCCCTACCGCCTGGTTCGCCACCCGATTTACACCGGCCTGATGGCGATGATCATCGCGACCGCGATGCAACAGGGCCACGGCGCCGGAATGCTCGGCACGCTTCTCGTCTTCGTCAGCTTCTGGATCAAATCGAGCTCCGAAGAAGAAGTGATGGTCAAACAATTCCCCGATCAATACCCCGCGTATCGGGCCCGCGTTAAGCGAATCATTCCGTGGATTCTCTAA
- a CDS encoding DUF2188 domain-containing protein, translating into MPDKRMYVEKRVPEGDYAIRRAGSKRASDVKPTQKKAIKRSKKLEPKSKPRVERVRKTKKGGPDKWRSPA; encoded by the coding sequence ATGCCTGACAAAAGAATGTATGTGGAAAAGCGGGTGCCTGAAGGGGACTACGCGATTCGACGAGCCGGCTCAAAGAGAGCGAGCGACGTTAAACCGACCCAGAAGAAAGCCATTAAACGCTCGAAGAAACTCGAGCCGAAGTCGAAGCCGCGCGTGGAACGCGTCCGCAAAACGAAAAAGGGCGGACCAGATAAGTGGAGAAGCCCCGCGTAA
- a CDS encoding peptidoglycan-binding domain-containing protein — protein sequence MKGVLVCFLAVTFGMLGSLRADETIRAVQTRLKTGGYYFGEITGQYDSSTAAAVTRYQIRNGLKITGQLDPQTNYALGVSETKPEMPSPRFGEDVWRYLKKSDQEQIKRMIAEDARSSQANTSGAAKMRSSGALKPASPAPAPHPRDATRPAVTTDIPASAYNRERLRDYIGAFILAGLDPQVGAETEFFAEAVNYFGKPGVARETIRRDLQRYNARWPQRSFSLAGDLEITPVNNTDLKVSFPLRYNLRNGSRHSSGKVLKTLVLEKTGSDDLQITAVDERKTN from the coding sequence ATGAAAGGAGTCTTGGTTTGTTTCCTGGCCGTCACTTTTGGGATGCTCGGTTCCCTGCGCGCCGACGAAACCATCCGCGCCGTCCAAACGCGTCTAAAAACCGGCGGCTATTATTTCGGCGAAATCACCGGCCAATACGACAGCAGCACCGCCGCTGCGGTCACGCGCTACCAGATTCGGAATGGCCTGAAAATCACGGGCCAGCTCGATCCTCAAACGAACTACGCCCTGGGTGTGAGCGAAACGAAACCGGAAATGCCTTCGCCCAGGTTCGGCGAAGATGTCTGGCGCTATCTCAAAAAGAGCGACCAGGAACAGATCAAACGAATGATTGCCGAGGACGCCCGTTCGAGCCAGGCAAACACATCCGGCGCGGCCAAAATGAGGAGCTCCGGCGCGCTCAAGCCCGCGAGCCCCGCTCCGGCCCCGCACCCGCGCGACGCGACCCGTCCTGCCGTCACCACAGACATTCCCGCCTCCGCCTACAATCGCGAGCGGCTCCGCGATTACATCGGAGCGTTCATCCTGGCTGGGCTCGATCCTCAGGTGGGCGCCGAAACGGAATTCTTCGCGGAAGCCGTAAACTATTTCGGCAAACCCGGTGTCGCCCGCGAAACGATTCGCCGTGACCTCCAACGCTATAACGCTCGCTGGCCGCAACGCTCCTTTTCGCTCGCCGGCGACCTCGAGATCACCCCCGTGAACAACACCGACCTGAAAGTCTCATTTCCCCTTCGATACAATTTGCGGAACGGCTCCCGGCATTCATCTGGCAAAGTCCTGAAAACGCTCGTCCTGGAAAAAACTGGCAGCGACGATCTCCAGATTACTGCCGTGGACGAACGCAAAACGAACTAG
- a CDS encoding L,D-transpeptidase produces MRLLQYTFSLLCLAAAVLSPSKATAELSVVVSVPDQTLAVVDGGVVREKFSVSTSKFGLGDRSNSYATPLGSLEIASKIGGNARAGTVFKSRQPTGEILAPNAPGRDPIVTRILWLRGLEKENSRAYSRGIYIHGTPVEKLIGKPVSFGCIRMRSTDVMRLFNTVRVGTKIEITNTNLRGAIAQANVKQQMRGVRLAENSGPSNKRQSM; encoded by the coding sequence ATGAGACTTCTCCAATACACGTTTTCTCTCCTTTGTCTGGCGGCGGCTGTTCTCTCTCCCTCGAAGGCCACGGCGGAGCTTTCCGTCGTGGTCAGCGTCCCGGATCAAACCCTGGCGGTGGTCGATGGCGGGGTGGTGCGGGAAAAGTTTTCCGTTTCCACCTCGAAATTTGGCCTCGGCGATCGATCCAATAGTTACGCCACGCCGCTCGGTTCCCTCGAGATCGCTTCCAAGATCGGCGGGAACGCGCGTGCCGGAACCGTCTTCAAATCCCGGCAGCCGACTGGCGAAATTCTCGCTCCGAACGCCCCGGGGCGCGACCCGATCGTGACCCGGATCCTCTGGCTGCGCGGTCTGGAAAAGGAGAATTCCCGGGCCTATTCACGCGGCATTTACATCCACGGCACGCCGGTGGAAAAGCTCATTGGCAAACCCGTCAGCTTCGGGTGCATCCGGATGCGTTCTACCGACGTAATGCGACTTTTCAATACGGTGCGCGTCGGCACGAAGATTGAGATCACGAACACCAACCTGCGCGGAGCGATCGCCCAGGCGAACGTGAAACAGCAGATGCGTGGGGTTCGCCTGGCGGAAAATTCCGGGCCGTCGAACAAGCGCCAAAGCATGTAA
- a CDS encoding YidB family protein produces MGFLDSILGGQNRPGPDTGGANPLLGVLAGLLAQSGGLPGLLNKFTQAGHDDKVKSWISTGDNEPIAPDQVRNVVGQDQINAIAAKLGVDPAQASQLLAKFLPNMVDKLTPNGQVDPSADHSTNLAGLLPSLLQGFGGGNLSNIFGSGPTEEQASAG; encoded by the coding sequence ATGGGATTCCTCGACTCAATTCTCGGTGGACAAAACAGGCCCGGTCCCGATACCGGCGGCGCGAACCCGCTCCTTGGTGTGCTCGCCGGGCTGCTTGCCCAGAGCGGCGGGCTGCCGGGACTCCTCAACAAATTCACCCAGGCCGGACACGACGATAAAGTGAAATCCTGGATCAGCACCGGCGACAACGAGCCGATCGCGCCCGATCAGGTTAGGAATGTGGTTGGCCAGGATCAGATCAACGCAATCGCGGCAAAGCTCGGCGTCGATCCAGCGCAGGCATCGCAGCTCCTGGCGAAATTCCTGCCGAATATGGTCGATAAGCTCACGCCGAACGGCCAGGTCGATCCCTCAGCCGATCATTCGACAAACCTGGCCGGTCTGCTCCCGTCGCTCCTCCAGGGTTTCGGGGGCGGAAACCTGAGCAACATCTTCGGCTCGGGTCCCACCGAAGAACAAGCGTCAGCGGGTTAG
- a CDS encoding DUF2726 domain-containing protein, with protein sequence MLQNEGVAVLLGLLILLLVGALVLRGLIRLVSRRAESATPTISAVQAFAALPYARKKYFFSAAERSFYEILRRLVPGHTVFAKVRLADLVNVKKDAASWQSYFNRIDRKHLDFILCDSDLAPVVAIELDDRSHDDEERRARDLFVDRVLASVSLPIVRVRARHAYKLEDVRRMLSPHVRAQSPAGSLPADAAYMPQKGWRPAI encoded by the coding sequence GTGCTGCAAAATGAGGGCGTGGCGGTCCTCCTCGGGTTGTTGATTCTTCTTCTGGTCGGCGCACTGGTTTTACGCGGCCTCATCCGCCTCGTCTCGAGACGGGCGGAAAGCGCCACACCGACGATCTCAGCCGTGCAGGCGTTCGCGGCTCTGCCGTATGCGAGGAAGAAATATTTCTTCTCCGCGGCCGAGCGTTCTTTCTACGAAATTCTCCGAAGACTGGTTCCCGGCCACACGGTTTTCGCAAAAGTCCGGCTCGCCGATCTCGTGAATGTAAAAAAAGACGCCGCCTCCTGGCAATCGTATTTCAACCGGATCGACCGGAAGCATCTCGATTTCATTCTTTGCGACAGCGACCTGGCGCCGGTGGTCGCGATCGAGCTCGACGATCGCTCGCACGACGACGAAGAGCGGCGGGCGCGCGATCTATTTGTCGATCGGGTCCTCGCGTCGGTTTCACTTCCCATCGTCCGGGTGCGGGCCAGGCACGCCTATAAGCTAGAGGACGTCAGGCGAATGTTGTCACCCCATGTGCGCGCGCAATCTCCCGCGGGCTCTCTTCCCGCTGATGCGGCGTATATGCCGCAAAAGGGTTGGCGGCCCGCGATCTAA
- a CDS encoding WD40 repeat domain-containing protein has translation MKKNSISFLAALAAIFLPGVPLALAQESPAVLWEFPTPNGLANSIVGVGWAPGSVGQVAMGSNDRWLRTRRADTGQVQYSILGPQHSRGGDQTLYSTDGLFLAVHHSAVGLNYRVYRVADGLWLGTILVTFSENGLVQFTPDAQLQNSVPPDGTINRWRFEEFTVVSTTGSGYAVATTTINFSPKAAYQAVASGGTINIQSRRSGKLVGTFPGGPARGSTVMRFTPDGTALAVWDGDSNATRLLSIPDGNLLRVFPDAVTNEGIGAIRFSPDGASLVTTGYLPFETSNGWEQKGIVRFWRVSDGAMRHQFDQHTGIGVTSAIAWSPDASQFIYGTYEGAVVAALTPAP, from the coding sequence ATGAAGAAGAACTCGATTTCATTTTTAGCCGCGCTGGCTGCAATCTTCCTGCCCGGGGTTCCGCTGGCCCTGGCGCAGGAATCGCCGGCCGTCCTCTGGGAATTTCCAACGCCTAACGGCCTGGCCAACAGCATTGTCGGAGTGGGCTGGGCCCCGGGCTCGGTCGGCCAGGTCGCCATGGGCTCGAACGACCGCTGGTTGCGCACCCGCCGGGCCGACACCGGCCAGGTGCAATATTCCATTCTCGGACCGCAACATAGCCGCGGAGGCGACCAGACCCTTTACTCCACCGATGGGCTGTTCCTCGCCGTCCACCATTCCGCAGTAGGCCTCAACTACCGGGTCTATCGCGTCGCCGACGGCCTCTGGCTCGGCACAATTCTCGTCACCTTTTCCGAAAACGGACTGGTCCAGTTCACGCCCGACGCGCAGTTGCAAAACTCTGTGCCTCCTGATGGAACCATAAACCGCTGGCGCTTCGAAGAGTTCACCGTTGTTTCCACCACCGGAAGCGGCTACGCGGTCGCCACTACCACCATCAATTTTTCGCCCAAAGCCGCTTACCAGGCTGTGGCCTCCGGCGGCACCATCAACATTCAGTCGCGCAGATCCGGCAAGCTCGTGGGCACGTTTCCTGGTGGCCCCGCCCGGGGCTCCACCGTGATGAGGTTTACGCCCGACGGCACGGCGCTCGCGGTCTGGGACGGGGACTCGAATGCCACCCGCCTGCTCAGCATTCCAGACGGCAACCTCCTGAGGGTGTTCCCCGATGCCGTGACCAACGAAGGAATCGGCGCCATTCGCTTTAGTCCCGATGGCGCCAGTCTCGTCACCACCGGTTATCTCCCATTCGAGACCAGCAACGGATGGGAACAAAAAGGGATCGTCCGTTTCTGGCGGGTCTCGGACGGCGCGATGCGGCATCAGTTCGACCAGCACACCGGCATCGGCGTCACCTCGGCTATCGCCTGGTCACCCGACGCCTCCCAGTTCATTTACGGCACCTACGAAGGCGCCGTCGTCGCCGCCCTCACGCCCGCGCCGTAG